The segment CACACCAATCACACAAACAACAAAATACTGCCCTGGATCCTAGTCCCACTGCCCCAGCCAACCTCgccctccccagacctcagcaacctttggCAACAGGAAGCAACctttaagaggaaagaaagaaaacaaggccagaagggaacagacaggagCAACAGAACAGGACAATACCAAACAAAATAAACAACGGTCAGTCATGTAGACATtcaggaacagggcgcacgagaccACGTCAGCAACAAGTTCCAACGAAAAGAACATCTCAGGGTCCTTCCATTAAATGTTGGCAACAACCATAAGTATAcaacaatatcaaatcatttcaacCTGGTAGTGATCAGCGATCTTCAACAGATGCTCTTTAGTACATATTTGAACAGTtcctctgatggaaagcgaaTGAACTTGTCTACATTAGACACCATAGTCACGAGTAAATACAACATgattctcttccctctgctgagcacaccagaccaCAAGAGAAATGCCAATCACACTGGGCACCACAGAAGACAGATGAGatatatggagcttccccaaatcctacaataactcaaccctagtctttgTGCGGATTCATGGCGGGTAATGACACACTGTACCCCACTGTTAAGAGAAAAACCCCACCAGCACACTAGCAGATTCCCCCCAAGCCACAGATGTGCCACCGAGACAACTGCTGAGtccacacaaaaacaaacaaaataaccatGCCCAACCTATTCCAAAATGAAACATCGCTCAGCCTAACAGGGGAAAAAAAGAAAGGCTATAGCTCCAGGTAACAAATGGCACTACCCTACCTATTACTCCCACTGAGGTACACTGCAGATTGTATTCACCTCAGACCGATGTCCCAACAGCGAGTAGAGCAAGAGTTTCCAGGCTGGGcaggggcctggaaactaaccaatgtactctccaacgcagcacacaatcAACTATCCACCGCAGTGGCAAGTTTACCAAACAAAAAGGCAACCAACACAGCACCAAACATTACAACTAAAAAAATCTGTAACAAAATATGCAAACAAAGCACCTACAGAGGTTTCAAACATTAACTCCACATTTTCTACCAAACAATACACATACCAGTTAGCCTAATGACACTAGTATTAGTCCTTCATAATGCCAgaaagtgcaatacaccaaaatgTCTAGGAACCAACTTTATGATCCTGGATGACTCAAAGCCACAAAGCAAAAATCAAAACTTCAAAGGCCGAGGTGTGTCCCAtttagctgacgaccctcccagctCCGCCCACtgacatcctaataaggaaaacaagagcaaagagaaagaatttGGCAGACAGAGCAGGAGGGTCATCACACAGAGCACTCAGCATTCTAATCTTTACAGTCCTTGACTCCTTCAGCTCTACTACTTATTGACTGACTATGCTCTGCTCTCTGACCCCTGGACTGTGATCTGTGGTGCTAGAAGACAATTCTAGACATTTTTGGCTCCTTCAGTACTCCTACTAAGAAATACGTTCCTTATCCATATTCCTACCCATCACATTGCGTTTCTTCTGACATCTGACCCTGTTGCCCTCCTACTACAATAGGTGCTATTTGTTCCCAGACACTGGGGGCACCATGTGGAGTCTGTCGACCCTGTTAACGTCTCTATCAACTCCTGGACTGAGTTGGTAAGTACAGTAAAGTCACCTCATATGCTTCAGAGGAAATTAAACATTTCAGAGGGCCATATTTACAGCTTGATGTGGTTTTCCCACCACAAGCTACCCCTACcgcccatagggccctggtcaaaagtagtgcactatatagggaattagggtgtcatttgggatgcaacctcaCGAGGGATGGATGTGACGGGTATTGAGATTCCCTGATGATGACTGTGGGTTTTTGAGTAATGAACAGGCCTCAGAGTAAAGCTATGGCTGTCATAATGATTTGTGGGTGTGCATGTAAAGGAGTGGTGCACTGCATAACACATTGATATATCTAGATGAGAGGAATGTGTATTCGGGTAGTGTGTCACCTCTGGCGCCTCCTGATAACTGGCTCTGAGACAACGTCACAGACACAATCAATTATGCCTGCTGCACATAATGTCTTTATCAGCGACTTCTTTCCCATGATAGgtgtttttctttcttcttcCGGATCTGATACAGGAAGTTGATGATGAGGCAAGAGTAGGCGAGGCCCTCGCCAAAGCCATCGTCTGTGCTCTGAGGACGACACTTAGTAACGACAATGATGATGACTGGCTCAATCCCACTGAGGTACAGTATCCTGACccttggtcccagatctgtttgtgctgtcttttttattttttatttttttaattgcacctttatttaaccaggtaggctagttgagaacaagttctcatttacaactgcaacctggccaagataaagcaaagcagtgtgacacaaacaacaacacagagttacacatggaataaataaacatacagtcaataatacaatagggaaaagtctatatacagttgaatATATATACCAATTGTCattgacaatgaccataggactTGTGAAGACGACATAAACAGATGTTGGACCAGGTTACCTTGACCCTGACTTATCCTCTTCACACTCTACTCTATGTCAAAATATTGACAGTTCAGTTGGCACTTGTCACAAGCCACAACGAACCCTCTGTACCTTGCAGAATCTGATGGTACATTTGTCACACTCAGGGTCATTCTCAGTGCAGTCTGACCATTTGTTGTCCTTATAAGAACATAGATCACAGGGAGGAATGTGTCCCATTTGGCTGAGGTCCAGGGAAAGACAAAAGTCCCAGGAATGGAGCATAGaacaacagagaggagatgaCTGAATTCCAACCCACCCATATTGACAAATCTGTCTAGCTCCAATTAGCATTCAAGCATTTGAGTTGTTGACTGACCTTATGCTAGAGATTGCCTAGCCTAAAACTTGGCTTTTTAGGTAAGAAATTAAGAGCTCGAAAGAGGGTGCAGAACAAAGGATTACATGTGTGAGACTAGTTAAGAGACAGAGACCTTGTAAACATACAGTACTGACCATAGTCCCTGAGGTATGTCAACCCTGAGTAAGGTGGATTGTGCCGAAACATTGGTTCTTTTGGTTTCGACTATCTTTATTTGTCTGAAGGAGGGGTTGCTGGTACTGATGTGAACATGCAGTACCTGAAGCTGGCTGTGGGGGCCTGAATAGAGACTAACCGATCCAGGATACACCAGCAGGGGGCCATCCAGTGACCCGTACAGGGCATATCGTGACTCCAAGGTCCAAGCTTGGAACACTAGCCCTTCATCACCACCAGCAGAGGACTCCTactcaccctcctcttccttaCAATCTACTGTACCCTTCGGCCCCCACCTCATCCCTGTGACCTGGAACCAGAATGGCAAACAGAAAACTACAGAGCAGAACCCCAAAGAGAAAGACGGACCATCAACATCCAAAGACTGTGACAGAGTCAGGCCTAGCAGACCTGGTTGTGGGAGTAGAGCCCACACCAGCATGGAGGGGAGACATGTCCAATCGCCAGTTCAGCCTCAGACCCTCTAGTGTTACCAGAGCCAGGCTACAGAGATATAGGAAGgtcaccacctggggacagatACGAGGGTGACGGAGCACACTGCCCCATATCCATCATCACCAACGACCTACTGCAGTGCCTGGTTCACCCTAAGTTCATCACTAGAGTCACTGAACTATTGACTGAGAAACAGTCAGATCAGGGACAGCCCCAACATAGCCTCATAGTCTGCATTACAATGTTCATACTTGCATACTACTTAGAATGAATGCCATACTACATTACTTCATACTAAGTGGTAAGCTAATATATGGATATTGCAGCAGAGTCTAACACTCACAGAAGAAGTAGATTGACTGTTAAAAGAGTAGTTAACTATTTTACaacttgatgttagatggttAATTGCCTGGAAAGTAGTCTATGGGCCAGGAGAAACTGTAATCTATGGTTCAGTTCTCTTTACACATCCACTACAAACttcagctaactttagccaccaCAGGCTAACAATCAATGGAAGTGATGGGACATGTGAGCGTGTTTTTTTCAATGGCCAAATCACCTTTAACATAAAACTAAATGTAGAGTTGATTTTAATTGATTTCAGGGGATTTGGACTTTTTTACATGCTCTCTCTTCCATTGATTGTTAGCTTGTGGTGGCTAAGGTTAGCTGGCATTTGTTGTGGCTGTTTAGAGAAAAACTATAATTCAGGGTTCAGTTATCTTGGCCCATCGACTAATTTATGGGTTAAGAAACATCTAATATCAAGTTGTAAAATAGTGAACTACTCCTTTAATTAAGTTCCCTCAATTGTTAAAAAGCATGAAAACAGTCATCTGTAAGTATATCGTTTTGGACTTCGTTGAGTAACACTTGAAAAGCACCACAACACTCATCAAAGAAGTAGATTGTAAATAAGTTCCCTTAAGTGTTAAAAAGGGGGAAGGAGATCCGTAAGACAGTTGACTTGAGTACCTGAGGTAGTGAAGGTAGATCCTAGTAGTAAAACCTCTGACAGTGGCTCTTTTGTCCTCTAATACTACTGCTGAGATCCTCTCTGTGGAGTTAGCAGTGTTTTAGAGATTTGGAAACCACGGAATGAACTTCTGTGCTCTGCAGTGCCCACATGGGAAATCCTGCCTGGCTCATAGTTATTCCAGTGTCAGAGAAGGAAAAAGGAAAGAGATGCTCCTTCTTTTTCTACCCCCTTAGATATGGTTTATTGTAGTCTGTTATATGACTATTATAATATTGGGGACTCAGTTCCATGAGGTCAAATCCAAGACAAGATTATTTCTTACATTCTTATCATGTTTTGTTGTCTTGTGCTATTAGTTTAATTCATTTAATTCTATACACGCCGAGCAAATAGTACTCAAATAGCACTTAGAATGACTTTGTATGATCCTAATCTTTGTAATAATAGTGATATCTCTCAGACGTCGGCTACATTTTCTGCATTACATTCCCCAGCtgtttacatcccaaatggcaccctattatctatttagtgcactacttttgaccagagccctataggtgccatttggaatggtAGAATGTCAGCCTGTTATGAAACAGTGATTAATGAAGGTTGTCTAAGGAGTGATGGATGTAATATGTCCATTACTAGGAAGTGGTGTGATTGCTTTCTGTCGGTAGTCATGGATCTGTGATAAGGGAAGCAAATCCCACGAGCCAAAGCcatgaatgagtaaagattatAAATGTGCATACCGATTCCATCAACAGTGAGCTAGTCCTGCAAAGCCATAAGAGTAGTAAGCTTTCCAGTGACACCATCAGAAATAAAAGTATAAAATATTCAACTAGAGAAATATACACCTTTTTATttagcatttcattttttatttacagTAAAATTACAAGAAAATGTTTCTCAAGATTAGAAAATGTTATGCTGATGATTAGGAGCAGCATGTCTTCTCTAGAGTGCCTTGAGACTTTTCCCTGACTCCATAGTTGTTCCCCGCGATGAAATTGGGGAGGGGACTGTGGATTTGTCTCCATCCTTCCTTTTGTTCATACGTTAGTCACACACAATATCTCAGACACCACCGGGCCAATTCTGACGAAAATTGGGTGAATGATTGCGTCTTGCCGCAGAGATCCAGCTtttacaaaattacactgattggccAAGGCGTGGAGCTATAGTAATTAACAGAAATTTGCTAGTCACACACAATATCTCAATTAGCCCACGCTGGTGGCGCTGCATCATTTGTGCGGGACTACATGTTTATTGTTGCCTTTGTCATGTGTACTTTGGTTTAGTCAAGTATTACTGGACTTCAGTCTACTCCAGTTTTGTCTCAAGTAGCCAGTATGAAGAGGGACCATTTTTACAATGTTCTGTTATTGTGTTGTTTTTGGATAGGTTCCCAATCATGTATCATTAACTGTAAGAGACAGTTGTGTTCCTTGTCTACTATGAACAACATTATAAACAGGAAGCTAACGTTTGTTTAATTATGTGCAGTACTGCAAAATTCTGTAAAATGTTACAAATTCACAAAAATTCAATTTATTTTGCCATAAAGTATTTCAACAATGTTGTTTTGTTCCTACTGGTCCTGGTTTCACCTGTGGATTTTGAGGTGTCTAGGTTGGAGTGCTAACTCTGGTTAGTACATAAGATCACACAGACAGGGTGTGACAACAACAAACTACATACAGTAAGGCTCAGTCAAAATATACTCAAACAGCATTCACCAAATCGTAATGCTTTGCTTCGATTTACCAATGCATAAAAACATTCCACAATAGGGGCTTACAGGTCTATCGAGGGGGGAAGTCGTAACACAGTACGTCAGTCACCAAGCTACATCTTAGTGACCTTCTCTATTGGGTTCAAGTACATACTGTTGTCTGTCTGGTCCATGTGGTATTTCTGGTTCTTTTTCAAGTTGTCTTCATCATCGTCGTCATTGACGGTCTTGTCTGGGAACAGCTTGTCTAGCTCGTCGGGGTCTACGTAGGTGTAGAAGTAAGCCATGATGGAGAAGATGATGCAGACTGCCACCAGGAGGCCAGCGAACAGCAGGAACTCCATCCACTGGGAATTAGAAGTTCGACTCAACATTAAACACATTCAACACAGGCCTATGTTGTTATTTGAAGGCCATATTTATTACCCTGGTGTACTCTACTTGAGAAAGGGACCAAGACAGTAATGATGTTGTGATTGGTTGCCCTCTAGTGGACTACCACAGACATTTGGTTCTGTGTTTTTAACTGTTTTATGCAGTCTATGGGTTCAATGGTGCAATGACAAGATCTTCTAAACAGCACAGTGAAAACAAAAGCACTCTTCTACTACTGGGACTGAGACTTACCTGATCCAGACCTGCCCCCTCTGCGACGATCAGCACAATGACATTGCCAAAGGCTACAGTCAGCAGCCAGCCGGCCTGCAGCACTGACTTCATGTTAGCTGGGGCCTGTATTGAACATAGACCAAAATATTGTTTATCATTGGTGGGGAAAAGCAGGGACAGATCACAAAGCTCTGGGGGATATTAACGATGATGCACACGTTCTTTACTCAGACATTATATTCTCTCCTTGTAAAGGCGGAATTCCAAATAATCAACCCATAACCTTGTAATCCCCCTATGCATTTCATGTAGATCTGAAAGGGTTCAGGTTGGTATAAGCAATATAGTTTTAGCTTCATCTTGCCCTCTGAAAGTCTAGGTAGAATTTTCATCATATTGGACACCCCAATTCTTTCAGATATTCAGaggtacctacagtatgtaggCATTTTAGGCTTATTATCAATACTCAACCAATAACCAATTACTAATCACTGCTGACCTGCGAGGAAGACAACTACTGACCTGTGAGTAGGAGAACTCGAGGCCTGTGATGGAGAACATGACTTCTCCCGCTGTGATCAGGACGTATTGTGGAATCTGCCAGGCTATATGGACATTGTTGGCCTTCACATCCTCCATTTTCTGGAGAATGATCTCTCCAGGGTCCTGGGAAAAAAAGTAGAGGAGGTTAGTACTGTATGCCAGTGCAGGCACTGAAAATGCTAACAATaccaaggttgtgggttcaattaacGCAGGGATCACATACACTTACTAGTTTAACTACCAGGTAGCTAGTACTGTGCTAGTCCAGGTATTTATAGTTATACTGGCTTCAGGCTGTAGCAGGAAACACATATAGTATCGACAGTATGGTATTTTCTGGTCTCATGTAAAGCCAGTGGCCTGACTCACTCCTTTGAGAATGACAGTGTACGAGGCTCCAAAGTCAAGCAGGCCCAGGGTGATGAGGAAATTCTGTGAGCCTGATGTACACTTATCATTTGTGTACCTGTGAGAGATGGGATAGGTGAAGGATTTAGAGAAGGCAGAGGTAAAAGTGATCTGTGGATACTGAGATATGATCTAGTATTGTATCTATTACCGATTTGATAATATATCAGTCAGATTTTCAATGTTAGAAAATGAGGAATATCAATTATAGGATATTCTGTCAGTGGACTGGGATGATATACTTTCATATTTGTTAAGATGAACTGCAATGGAAAGGTAATATGCAAGTCATACTCACTCTTTTCTTTCCACACTGTTATGGGGAGATATGCCATAGTCAGCAGGTACGTAAAAATCCACAGCACCTACTGTTATGTTCACAGCCTCGCTCCGTGTGTTGATGAATCTGTTCGAGACAGTGACCATGTTAAATGCTTCAGCTCCAACACATTTCTAATGCAGGTATGTAGAGATGGGATAAAGTATATTCATTGATCTATGGCTGACAGTCATGGGGAACATGTATTTTTCCATTGTACAAGATGACTTCACAAGATGATGAACTCTTATTCTTTCCTCCAGTTAAATTCAGACATAGAAACATCATTACCTCAGGTACGCTTCCATTTTTTCACTTTTATGTATGTTGTCTGTCGCCTATATTATgaaacaataaataaaaaataaacagaacagATCATGAAAGTTGGAAATACAGAAATAATTTCTCTAGTAGGCTATTAAGAAGAGCTACCACATCGTTCAATAACTTTTGTAATCATTATGGTGCTTCAGATCAGACTTCAGACTCACTAGTTGACACACAATCCCAGAACCATTGCTGTGCAGGACGAGAGTGTAGGCTTTCTGCTCTGTGAAGGACTGGACACACTGGTAAAGGATTTCATTTTGGGTGACTGCCATATTGATGGTCTTGTTGTGTCCCCCTAGTTGAATATGCTGATATGCTGGTGGATCCTAATGGACAGACACAGTGGCATAGTGTATTGACAAGGTTTATGTTCACCTATATAGCCAAAACAAAAGACACGCTGACCCCAGAAGAACACACTCCTATCTGGTAGGACTGCTTTCTGTAAGAGCTGCTGTCAACGTTTATAAATACATGTTATACGCATAGCATTAACAACTTAAGTTAAgttcatagaaatagaattacagGAATGTACAAAGCCACAGCAATTTGGCCACACCCTCATGGGTACATGAATTATATGGTTAGGTTACAGTAAAACATCCTGTAATGTGCTTTACTGTTGTATTGTTTTACAAAACTGACCATCTAGTTTACCTCATAGGATTTGATGGGTTGTGAGAAGAGGTTACTCCCGGGGATGTTCAGTTTGATGTCACTGACAGCCAGATTGTAGACCTGTAGCAGACATTGTCCCTGTGGCGCAGGCTCTACCACCGTTTTCTACCAGAGGCAAGGAGAAGATAGAGGGGACATTAGAATCAAGGTAGTCTCTTCCCACAGCTACAGCTGCTATAGGTAGGGTAAAACGCCATGATTCTGTCACTATGGATTTAAAGAGGTCGTTTCAGAAGTTATTGAGAATTATGATAATCTTGCAAAAACACGATTAGGGATTTTTCTGGCAAGTTATACAAACAGTGAAATTGAGCCAGAGATGTTTAGTCTTACCGTGACATTGACCTCCACCAAGGTGGCAGAACCGAAGGCCAGCGCTGCAAAGATCATACCCACGGCCATCTTCTTCAGCGGCCTGAGAAGAGATGGAAGAatctgacaataaaacaatctgaCCCCACACTACCCTTAGATAccttacactacactacacgtaTAGACTTTTAAAGATGCCCTCAAGGATCTTAAGCACAACAAATTTGTTACATATAGTACGAATTGGATAGCTTTTTCTGCATGACATAACAAAGCATACGAAATGGATGTATATGAtttgatgacgtagtacacaaaacACGGGGACCCCTTTTGGCTTGTGAGcaccactttcaaaactactggctgaattTATACAAACGTTTGAGAGTGCACCTTTAACAGAGTGCTTGACGGTCAACTCACATTGGTCAACATTGTCCCTAACCACGTGCTACTACACAGTGCTAACCAGTAGTACACAGTTGCTACTACACAGTAACAACAATTTCTGTTCTCAGAAATGACTCATTTGGTCAGTTGTTTTATATCTCTGCAGGAGAAGACGTTTgcacaacattgtttccacgtatCTTTCACCCATCTCTATGACACGATAAGATCACAAGGTTTGGTAGAGCAGCTACAAATGTTTTCTTTATGGCCAACGGGCAGCTGTGTAAGCCACATGATGCCTGTTCTTGCACCATTCCTTACTCCTTTAGTTTCCTCATAAAAGATGACTTTGGAACGCTGTAGTGTCCACCGTCAGCTAAAGCTCCCGCTCGTTTAGAGACGGGCTGTATCTGAAAACGTAGCCTTGCTTCCTTCATCCTTGCTTCCCCAATTGTCCTTAAAACGCATTGGAGAAGATGATCCAAGGTCCCTCCTCCAATGAGCTTTGATAGGAAAGGCATGGAATTGCGGAAATAAGGACGGAAGAAGGATGAGACAGCTAGTGTTCAGACACACAAGGTCCACTCACGTGAGATTGATCCTACACAGGCCTATGAGTGGGTACACAACCATGTCAAAGATAGGCACAAACACGAGGATCAGCAGAGCGTTTAACATCTGAAAAAATAAGCAAGAACAAAACACAGGGCACACGCCTATAAATGACAATAAAAAATCCCCTAAAAATATCATAAAATCATAAAGGTTAATGAAGCATACTTATAAAAGACACCCGTAAATATTTGTACTCAATGTTCTCAATAAAAAGATAGCATTATGGTGGTAATATCCATTATAAAAGGGTTTGGGTTCAGGAGAAAACAAGTGTGATCTTAGTCAAGGTCATGAGAGAGATAACCCATGGTTACagttctaaactcagcaaaaaaaagaaatgtcttctcactgtcaactgcgtatattttcagcaaacttaacatgtgtaaatatttgaatgaacataacaagattcaacaactgagatataaactgaacaagttccacagacatgtgactaacagaaatgcatctcctcctcatgtactgcaccagatttgccagttcttgctgtgagatgttaccccactcttccaccaaggcacctgcaagttcttgGACATTTCTGGCGGGGAAtggccctaaccctcaccctccgatccaacaggtcccagacgtgctcaatgggattgagatccgggctcgtcGCTGACCATGGAAGAATACTGACATTccagtcttgcaggaaatcacgtacATAATGagcaaaaccgcaactcgtcagtgaagagcactttttgccagtcctgtctggtccagcgacggtgggtttgtgcccataggcgatgttgttcccggtgatgtctggtgaggacctgccttacaacaggcctacaagcccccggtccagcctctctcagcctattgcggaaagtctgagcactgatggagggattgtgcattcctggtgtaactcgggcagttgttgttgccatcctgtacctgtcccgcaggtgtgatgctcggatgtaccgatcctgtgcaggtgttgttacacgtggtctgccactgcgaggacgatcagctgtccgtcctgtctccctgtagcgctgtcttaggtgtctcacagca is part of the Oncorhynchus gorbuscha isolate QuinsamMale2020 ecotype Even-year linkage group LG09, OgorEven_v1.0, whole genome shotgun sequence genome and harbors:
- the LOC124043994 gene encoding solute carrier family 15 member 2-like — encoded protein: MEKRKEHELIIHENGKTSKSPKLCGTNYPVSISFIVVNEFCERFSYYGMKAVLTLYFINYLHWDPNLSTAVYHAFSSLCYFTPVLGALIADSWLGKFKTIIYLSVVYVLGHIIKSVGAIPSVGDSTIHIVLSMVGLILIAFGTGGIKPCVAAFGGDQFDEEHTNERRKFFSIFYMSINGGSVLSTLITPILRGDVQCFGGDCYALAFGVPAILMVIALVVFISGSGMYKKSPPEGNILLDVCKCMGLAIKNRWKSSKYDPKKKHWLDWAEDKYPRRLIHEIKMVLRVLVLYIPLPMFWALFDQQGSRWTLQATRMNMAFGSTFVLKPDQMQMLNALLILVFVPIFDMVVYPLIGLCRINLTPLKKMAVGMIFAALAFGSATLVEVNVTKTVVEPAPQGQCLLQVYNLAVSDIKLNIPGSNLFSQPIKSYEDPPAYQHIQLGGHNKTINMAVTQNEILYQCVQSFTEQKAYTLVLHSNGSGIVCQLATDNIHKSEKMEAYLRFINTRSEAVNITVGAVDFYVPADYGISPHNSVERKEYTNDKCTSGSQNFLITLGLLDFGASYTVILKGDPGEIILQKMEDVKANNVHIAWQIPQYVLITAGEVMFSITGLEFSYSQAPANMKSVLQAGWLLTVAFGNVIVLIVAEGAGLDQWMEFLLFAGLLVAVCIIFSIMAYFYTYVDPDELDKLFPDKTVNDDDDEDNLKKNQKYHMDQTDNSMYLNPIEKVTKM